The Tamandua tetradactyla isolate mTamTet1 chromosome 23, mTamTet1.pri, whole genome shotgun sequence genome includes a window with the following:
- the LOC143667622 gene encoding olfactory receptor 1F1-like isoform X2, whose protein sequence is MLGPNLSSVSEFLLLGLSRQPQQQQLLFWLFLIMYLATVLGNLLIILAIGADSRLHTPMYFFLSNLSFVDICFSSTTVPKMLTNHILGIQTISFPGCFTQMYFLFEFTDMDNFLLAVMAYDRFVAVCHPLHYSTRMTHQLCALLVIGSWVTANLNVLLHTLLMARLSFCADNIIPNFFCDIAPLLKLSCSDTHLNEMMILTEGALIMVTPFVCILASYIRITGAVLRVPSTKGKWKAFSTCGSHLSVVSLFYGTIFAVYFSPSSSHSAEKDTAATVLYTVVTPMLNPFIYSLRNRDLKGSLSKVMGRKRFSVWGNNQSSLS, encoded by the exons ATGCTTGGTCCAAACTTG TCCAGTGTCTCCGAGTTCCTCCTCCTGGGTCTCTCCAGGCagccccagcagcagcagctcctcTTTTGGCTCTTCCTGATCATGTACCTGGCCACAGTCCTGGGCAACCTGCTCATCATCCTGGCCATCGGTGCAGACTCCCGCCTGCAcactcccatgtacttcttcctcagcaACCTGTCCTTCGTGGACATCTGCTTCTCCTCCACCACCGTCCCCAAGATGCTGACCAACCACATCCTTGGGATCCAGACCATCTCCTTCCCTGGATGCTTCACGCAgatgtattttctctttgagtttacAGACATGGacaatttccttctggctgtgatggcctatgaccgctttGTTGCTGTGTGCCACCCCTTACATTACTCCACAAGGATGACCCATCAGCTCTGTGCCCTGCTGGTCATAGGATCATGGGTCACGGCTAACCTGAATGTCCTGTTGCACACCCTGTTGATGGCTAGACTCTCATTCTGTGCAGACAACATCATCCCCAACTTCTTCTGTGATATTGCCCCTCTTCTGAAACTCTCCTGCTCTGACACTCACCTCAATGAGATGATGATCCTCACTGAGGGTGCCCTGATCATGGTCACCCCATTTGTCTGCATCCTGGCTTCATATATCCGTATCACTGGGGCTGTTCTGAGAGTCCCATCCACCAAGGGAAAATggaaagccttctccacctgtggcTCCCACCTCTCCGTGGTCTCCCTCTTCTATGGCACCATCTTTGCTGTGTACTTCAGCCCTTCATCCTCGCACTCGGCTGAGAAGGACACCGCAGCTACCGTGCTATACACAGTGGTGACGCCCATGCTGAACCCTTTCATCTACAGCCTGAGGAACAGGGACTTGAAAGGGTCTCTGAGCAAAGTGATGGGCAGGAAGAGATTCTCTGTCTGGGGAAACAATCAAAGTTCACTCTCCTGA
- the LOC143667622 gene encoding olfactory receptor 1F1-like isoform X1: MLGPNLVQVLAPMNWANQSSVSEFLLLGLSRQPQQQQLLFWLFLIMYLATVLGNLLIILAIGADSRLHTPMYFFLSNLSFVDICFSSTTVPKMLTNHILGIQTISFPGCFTQMYFLFEFTDMDNFLLAVMAYDRFVAVCHPLHYSTRMTHQLCALLVIGSWVTANLNVLLHTLLMARLSFCADNIIPNFFCDIAPLLKLSCSDTHLNEMMILTEGALIMVTPFVCILASYIRITGAVLRVPSTKGKWKAFSTCGSHLSVVSLFYGTIFAVYFSPSSSHSAEKDTAATVLYTVVTPMLNPFIYSLRNRDLKGSLSKVMGRKRFSVWGNNQSSLS; this comes from the coding sequence ATGCTTGGTCCAAACTTGGTCCAGGTCCTCGCACCCATGAACTGGGCCAACCAGTCCAGTGTCTCCGAGTTCCTCCTCCTGGGTCTCTCCAGGCagccccagcagcagcagctcctcTTTTGGCTCTTCCTGATCATGTACCTGGCCACAGTCCTGGGCAACCTGCTCATCATCCTGGCCATCGGTGCAGACTCCCGCCTGCAcactcccatgtacttcttcctcagcaACCTGTCCTTCGTGGACATCTGCTTCTCCTCCACCACCGTCCCCAAGATGCTGACCAACCACATCCTTGGGATCCAGACCATCTCCTTCCCTGGATGCTTCACGCAgatgtattttctctttgagtttacAGACATGGacaatttccttctggctgtgatggcctatgaccgctttGTTGCTGTGTGCCACCCCTTACATTACTCCACAAGGATGACCCATCAGCTCTGTGCCCTGCTGGTCATAGGATCATGGGTCACGGCTAACCTGAATGTCCTGTTGCACACCCTGTTGATGGCTAGACTCTCATTCTGTGCAGACAACATCATCCCCAACTTCTTCTGTGATATTGCCCCTCTTCTGAAACTCTCCTGCTCTGACACTCACCTCAATGAGATGATGATCCTCACTGAGGGTGCCCTGATCATGGTCACCCCATTTGTCTGCATCCTGGCTTCATATATCCGTATCACTGGGGCTGTTCTGAGAGTCCCATCCACCAAGGGAAAATggaaagccttctccacctgtggcTCCCACCTCTCCGTGGTCTCCCTCTTCTATGGCACCATCTTTGCTGTGTACTTCAGCCCTTCATCCTCGCACTCGGCTGAGAAGGACACCGCAGCTACCGTGCTATACACAGTGGTGACGCCCATGCTGAACCCTTTCATCTACAGCCTGAGGAACAGGGACTTGAAAGGGTCTCTGAGCAAAGTGATGGGCAGGAAGAGATTCTCTGTCTGGGGAAACAATCAAAGTTCACTCTCCTGA